From Acidobacteriaceae bacterium, the proteins below share one genomic window:
- a CDS encoding histidine kinase: MNSTNPNLRYLRFWPLQLMGWGLYIGINVLCSLPWWKRIDYDAFRGAFLLSSFLSSFVMYGLCHFMWQHKVRIRIAALACMVAAFPLGMLCAASSFLAAIYFSHVRPPFRWVDIITATPSGWYALMAWVAFYFGIKHYLALEEKHRQLIATEIMAKEAQLRALRYQLQPHFLFNTMNAISTLVLNDQPHAATEMIGKLAHLLRSTLDAPDIHQIPLADELAVTEEYLAIEAIRFGDRLAVRWDIDPELADVLVPRLILQPLVENAVRHGIARRPLGGFVLVKTQRQGDHLAVLIENEPPEESAAVLLDGFARTGGVGLQNVRQRLEQMYGDDSSMHTATNARGNYEVSFTLPITSSMQAGDDKLFAVANEA, translated from the coding sequence TTGAATTCAACGAATCCAAACCTGCGCTATCTACGCTTCTGGCCATTGCAACTAATGGGGTGGGGACTGTACATCGGCATTAACGTCCTTTGCTCTTTGCCTTGGTGGAAACGCATTGACTACGACGCCTTTCGCGGCGCCTTTTTGCTGAGCAGCTTCCTCTCCAGCTTCGTGATGTACGGGCTGTGTCACTTCATGTGGCAACACAAGGTGCGAATCAGGATCGCGGCCCTAGCCTGTATGGTCGCGGCGTTTCCGCTAGGGATGCTCTGCGCCGCAAGCTCGTTTCTTGCAGCCATCTATTTCAGCCACGTGCGTCCGCCGTTTCGCTGGGTAGACATCATCACCGCTACGCCAAGCGGATGGTATGCGTTGATGGCATGGGTTGCGTTCTACTTCGGCATCAAGCACTATCTCGCGCTCGAAGAGAAGCACCGGCAACTTATAGCGACCGAGATTATGGCGAAGGAAGCACAGTTACGCGCGCTGCGTTACCAGTTACAGCCGCACTTCCTGTTCAACACGATGAACGCGATCTCTACGCTTGTGCTGAACGATCAGCCGCATGCGGCGACGGAGATGATCGGCAAGCTTGCGCACCTGCTGCGCAGCACGCTGGATGCCCCGGATATTCACCAGATTCCGCTCGCAGATGAGTTAGCCGTTACCGAGGAGTATCTTGCGATCGAGGCGATTCGCTTCGGGGATCGACTGGCTGTTCGGTGGGATATCGATCCTGAGCTCGCCGATGTGCTGGTTCCTCGACTGATCTTGCAACCGCTGGTGGAGAACGCTGTGCGACATGGAATTGCGCGTCGGCCGCTCGGCGGCTTTGTCCTGGTAAAGACACAGCGGCAGGGTGACCACCTGGCCGTGCTGATCGAGAACGAGCCGCCGGAAGAGTCTGCGGCTGTTCTTCTCGATGGCTTTGCGCGCACGGGTGGCGTCGGGCTGCAGAATGTTCGTCAGCGGCTGGAGCAGATGTATGGCGATGACAGCTCCATGCATACGGCGACGAATGCGCGAGGGAACTACGAAGTTTCGTTCACGCTGCCGATCACGAGCAGCATGCAGGCGGGTGACGATAAGCTATTTGCAGTGGCTAATGAAGCGTAG